Below is a window of Carassius auratus strain Wakin chromosome 50, ASM336829v1, whole genome shotgun sequence DNA.
CGTAGTCGAAGTCATCCGAAGAGCTGCACGAAGTGTTCCGAACAGCAGCAACTTACCTTTCACTTCCACTGAGCTGCACCTTGATTTTCGGTGGAATTGTAGCCATTGTGCggtttttaatctttgttttttacagtaaatACTCTATGCACGAGTGGACTGACACTATACAAGTGCGGTCAGCTGACTGTCATACCCGGAATCACGAGTCGAACAATACGGAAGAAACTGACACGAATCCGCGAATCCCGCAGAACCGGTCGGCTGGAATCGGAAGCATTCGGACACAATCGGAACTGCGCGCGCGCACCTCACAGAACGCGCGGCGCGACGTCAAATCGCGTTTCTCTCAGAGCATTGTGGGTAAGATTCTCTCTCCCGGTCAAAATGTCTGACATGGAAGATGATTTCATGTGCGATGATGAGGAGGATTATGACTTGGTAAGAGTGTTTCAAATCAACgcatatgtaaatacatgtaatgcAGTGTGAAGCTAATATAGTGAAATCCAAAAATTGTGTTTAGCGTGTTTACACGCGCTTAATTCCGCCTTGTTTAGCAGGTGTATAGTCTGCTAATACTGCAAAAATGAATTCAAGAAATAAGACCGCATtctttattttaagtgttttagtTCATAGCTCATATATAGAAGCTCTAATGTATGTTTTGTTAACTTGCAGTCTCAAGTGAAGTTAAATTATGAccctagattaaaaaaatgcatgatatcTTATTTCAGTTAGAGTTGAAATAGATTATTACGTGTTAAGGTTTTACAGCGTTAAATAATCATATCATAATTACTGTTATGTAGTTGTCATAATCATTAACAATTAAGCTGTACAGTATCTTTCAAATAGTTTCTATGTGCAGCTAGTTATGGATGTAAACATAACGTCCTGAAGAAGTCAAGTCTTTGTTTACTTTGACTTCAGGAATATTCCGAGGACAGCAACTCTGAGCCCAATGTGGATCTGGAGAATCAGTACTACAACTCTAAAGCCCTGAAGGAAGACGATCCTAAAGCAGCCCTGAGCAGCTTTCAGAAGGTCAGACGGAAGATCTGTGTGAGTCAGgatctgtgctgtgtgtgtgactTTATAAAGCTGTAATCAGTGTTTTCTGTTCTGCAGGTGCTGGAGCTGGAGGGAGAGAAGGGAGAGTGGGGCTTCAAAGCACTGAAACAGATGATCAAGATCAACTTTAAGCTTGTGCGTAACAATAGTAgcagaaattaattattattttaaaatatattatatatgagatgcatatattatatatattttagggctggtaatttatgcgttaattagattaattaattatggagaagaAAAATgcgttaaaattattaatgcatttaacgcACTTGCCCCGCCCCAGACCGATGTGGATCATCttccatttcatacagtcgattgatgaataatatgaggcagagcaacaacttactgcatgatggagcctagagaatatccctaaaattcaagatatggggcaaaatgcccctgtttgaaattttgtctcatatttacatcacatagtttaCGTCACATAGAAATATCACACGAGCTGTAagctaagtgcaatatcacaaaATTGTGTTACTCATCTTATAtgacagttcattaagaagttaatattgtgttattttagaaacAATGTTTCGCTCAATTTTGCAAAgcagaagataaagacaaagcagaactgttcatcccgagtggcatttcatttcttaatccacgtcTTGAACGAATTAGGTGAAGCATTTGGTGCGTTGAACAACTGGCTCTATGGCTTGTACAATCGATCGttttatgacatcaaagtacagtGAGAGCGATTCAGAAGCACAAGGAGTCAtctgctctctaagctcttgcggttctttgatgtcacacaccgatcggtctgatggtgatgatccgcttcaagtcaaacaagcctaatgattcaatgaaccattcataaagaaccctttacttcactcctgaatgaatcagccatttgaacgaatcaaacgaatgaataaatgactagATGACTTAATCAtcaagacatttaccaccacctattggcagttttagtttattatttagagtatcatttcattaaagaaacaattcaatattttcatagtaataataataaaattaagaaaataaatgattaaagttaTAGATAACCCAACCAaacatgacaattctgtcatcatgtactcacatggtccaaaagactatatgtaataaattttatcaaacaaaatatttcttgctgaacctactttttgtaatctctgtttgatgctttgcacaacattgacattaaattatcttttgggagtaatttctccaaatttgatgcgcgattaattaattaccacatcatgtaattaattcgattaaaaaatgtaatcacttaccagcctatatatatattggcgtattatatatattatattggcatatgtaatatttatacatgGTTTTCTTATATTAcactatacattttaatatatatattttttttcacagacaaaTTTTCCAGAAATGATGAACCGGTACAAACAGCTTTTGACATATATTAGGAGTGCTGTCACCAGAAATTACTCTGAGAAATCCATCAACTCTATTCTAGATTATATCTCAACCTCCAAACAGGTATTTAAGGCATTTTAAACTGCTTTCTGAGTTCAGTTATCTATTTGTGATGACAAAATAACAATACACTCTATTAATTAAAGGTTATTAAGCTATTAAAGATACTAAAATATTTCtcttttcatgtttgtttccagATGGACTTGCTACAAGAGTTTTATGAGACCACACTGGAAGCATTAAAAGATGCCAAAAACGACAGACTTTGGTTTAAAACTAACACCAAGGTTTGTGCTCTGGCAATGCATTCTGTATTTAGATGATCTGTTTTATATAGCAGATGTTAACCGCACACTTGTGTATCAGCAACAACACTATGCAcaatactattataataattatgcaatttacatttattctggtACAGACTTCCAAAAGAGTCTGTATTTAATTCAGGAATATTGCTAACTTCTGCTTCTCCGTTTCTGGTAGCTCGGAAAGTTGTACCTGGAAAGAGAAGAGTTTGGAAAGCTCCAGAAAATTCTCAGGCAGTTGCATCAGTCATGTCAGGTAGAGTAAATAATCAGTGTTGTGTAAATAAGAAAACCTGCTTCAGATATCTTCTAACGTTGACATTGagtatatggcaaaaaaaaaaaaaaaaatacaaccagAGAGTGCACGCATACACTGAGATGTAGGTTAGAGTACTGCACGATTAACcgaatgcgattgtcatgcgcatcttgtcagtaaagctggttctgtgatcagtagtaaatctccatcacatgttttcaggtggagcagcatttactacacaaagccgtagttcactgacaagatACGTAAAATCACGTTCGTAATCAAAATTATGCGATTATGAAAGCTGTTTGCATAGCTATAGAGCTGTAACAAACAATTactttgataatcgattaatctaacgattattacAACGATTAATCGACTAATCAGCAATTATTTCACTGATTAATTAGTAGACTTAGATTTTTTGCTTTTGCAATTGGATAAAATATTGAGCTAAATGTTAAATGATAGTAAGTTTTTAGTATGTAATATGGATAAAATACAAGATAAAGGTAAGTGAAAAGGTGCTttgtttttgggtaaactattttattcacaacataatctctcttaaaataccaaTATAGGGTAATGGTAATCTAAACCGTTATGAGATAGATCAAGCTTTGATCTCTGCAAAtcaaactatcactttaatgaattttttttccccactaaTGAAAATATTATGTCATTAGCTAGCTTAACACTGGCGAGCtgctttaaaatagaaaatcGCGTTGTAATTCTAACTGAAAATGACTCTGACTCTGGTTTTTTGTGtgtaatactgtaaagctgcttgatttaaggcTATCTATTGCAGtgtttctcaactggtgggtcgcAAGACCATTCTGAGTGGGTCGCGGAGTGTACAGTCAAAGAAACCACATCAGCAACAAAAAACgtaattctaaatgttttttttttctggtgcgagacttttattttgaaaggtgTGTTTGAAAGCTGTCCCAATTTAGTATCTGCGGTCAGATGAGATTATCAGGCTTAATGTCAGTCTCattattctattgtttttttgttttgttttttttggtaactTATAATAAGTCTCTCACCTCAGAAAAATGAACTGTTTGTCAGACTGTGCTTGTAGTACGCactctttgtttgtttatcatttCACTAAAGCGCTAAAGAAACTACAAGCATgcaatgtgtgaaataaaagtaaagtacCAATAAATCACATAACTGGTGCTTTGTGTGTTAGCTGGGAAAGATTTGCATGAAAGTATGATATTCATTCTATTCAGGAGCAGTTTCCATGTTTCATTAACAGTTCATGTTAGTATTGTGTATTCACCATGGTAAATGTTGTTTCCATAACCCAAAAACACCATGTTATTTTCGctttgtgttattttatatatatgtttaaatcaCTGTGGTGGCTCATACCAACTTAattgtattaacaaaaactagtTTGGGACTGCTATTTAATAGCCTTACTTTTATAGGCTGTTTAATCATCGATATTAGTCATATTCTTACAATTTGTGTATTTTAAGTAAAGGGGGACAGTACTTGTGTgtgtcatcaattttgtgaattaaatgagcttttcttttttttaacacacacatgACCATGATGGGGAAATGTGGGACTCGCGGCCGAACCAGTTGAGAAGCACTGATCTGTTGCATACTATCATTATAGAAATAAACATGACGTGACTGGACTTTACTAGAGTGCCGAACCGCAGAGCTCGTGGAAACGTGCTCGTGTTTTTTCGTTATTGAGAGGAAAGCGTGcagcatatatttacatattcaccCAAACGGCTCTCGGCAGTTTCAGGCTAAATTACATTCTTCgttacagcgccacactggtcaaaccacATTACTGTAGGCTCTTACTTTAGGTCAGGGGTCAGCCACCTATGGCACGCTTCAGTGTGGGAAAAATCACTGGTTTTGAGGGTTTGTTTGCGttcattagggctgtcacttttgtgaaaaaataattttcgatttttaagacttgagtgttcattgaatcgattgtatagttaaatttacattttgattttgacacttcaaagcgacttacaattgggggataAATATTGggtgattcttcttaaagaggcaaacagacacagcaaGAGCTTGTAATACAAaattttagacattgttcaaataactACAAAAGTATATACAATTCTCACAAATATATAGTTAATAGCGTATAGTTAATATCACACAGAGAGTGAAGTTTTTCTACAAGTGCATGATTGCAAATGTGACATTGATTTTATGAGTCAAATGAACAAGAAGTTGATGTTAATTGActtatatttcaaacaacttttaacaacagtgctttttttttctctctgtttcatcaatgaaaaaaaaaattaaagtatatttccccctttatttgaaatgtctTCAACTTTTCCTTCATCCTGCATTAAACAACCTGTGTTGATActgctttaatttgattggtAACAGACCTGTAGTGTCTtactattcaaatgtatttattgtaagaACTTTGATGCATTGAAGAAGAATGATGcattgcatacatttaattagttTAGAAAAAATGGGTCGTATAAAGGTAAAAATGcctataaaaggaaaaaaaactatttaaactaaTTGGAAAAGTTAATTAAACTCCTGCGAACTAATCACCACgcagaatatgaagaatatcatAAGCTCTGGGTGTCAGCTGTCCACGTCaacccctaaacctgccaaagtaccagcacaataacacactcacaaaatattgtctaaatatcatcaacaacaaaattccagaaaatattgagatataATTTTTGTCTTTATTGCACACCCCTAGACGGATGAAGGAGAGGACGACTTGAAGAAGGGCACACAGCTGTTGGAGATCTATGCTTTGGAGATTCAGATGTATACGGCGCAGAAAAATAACAAGAAACTCAAAGCCCTCTACGAGCAATCATTACACATTAAATCAGCCATCCCACATCCGCTCATCATGGGAGTCATCAGAGGTAACCAACACACTTTAATACCAGAGATGAAATTATCAAGACCAAgtgttcagttttgtttttgatttggtttggtttttgttttgtttataattggacagtttgttttgctttggtttgttttagttttgtttgggttttttgtttgtttgtagttgtGAAGATGAAAATTAGTGTCAATTttggtttgagattttttttggtttgagatttttttttttggtttggttgGCATACAATAGCAAATTCTGTTTTGTAGAAATAAGTGATTAGTTTGGgttttctttgtgttttgtaGATAATTTGAaagtttgttttggtttttgttcTGTGTACAATTGCAAATTTGGTTTGTGGCTGTGAAGCTGAAGAAATTAGTGTTTAGTTTTGGTTTGGATTGATTTGGTATTTATCTTTCTTTTGGTATTTGTTTGTGTATAATTGGAAAGATAGGTTTTTTTTggtatttgatgttttttctttaaagggggggtgaaatgctcgttttcactcaatatcctgttaatct
It encodes the following:
- the cops2 gene encoding COP9 signalosome complex subunit 2 isoform X2, whose protein sequence is MSDMEDDFMCDDEEDYDLEYSEDSNSEPNVDLENQYYNSKALKEDDPKAALSSFQKVLELEGEKGEWGFKALKQMIKINFKLTNFPEMMNRYKQLLTYIRSAVTRNYSEKSINSILDYISTSKQMDLLQEFYETTLEALKDAKNDRLWFKTNTKLGKLYLEREEFGKLQKILRQLHQSCQTDEGEDDLKKGTQLLEIYALEIQMYTAQKNNKKLKALYEQSLHIKSAIPHPLIMGVIRECGGKMHLREGEFEKAHTDFFEAFKNYDESGSPRRTTCLKYLVLANMLMKSGINPFDSQEAKPYKNDPEILAMTNLVSAYQNNDITEFEKILKTNHSNIMDDPFIREHIEELLRNIRTQVLIKLIKPYTRIHIPFISKELNIDVADVESLLVQCILDNTINGRIDQVNQLLELDHQKRGGARYTALDKWTNQLNTLNQAIVSKLA
- the cops2 gene encoding COP9 signalosome complex subunit 2 isoform X1, whose translation is MSDMEDDFMCDDEEDYDLEYSEDSNSEPNVDLENQYYNSKALKEDDPKAALSSFQKVLELEGEKGEWGFKALKQMIKINFKLTNFPEMMNRYKQLLTYIRSAVTRNYSEKSINSILDYISTSKQMDLLQEFYETTLEALKDAKNDRLWFKTNTKLGKLYLEREEFGKLQKILRQLHQSCQCFSTGGSQDHSEWVAECTVKETTSATKNTDEGEDDLKKGTQLLEIYALEIQMYTAQKNNKKLKALYEQSLHIKSAIPHPLIMGVIRECGGKMHLREGEFEKAHTDFFEAFKNYDESGSPRRTTCLKYLVLANMLMKSGINPFDSQEAKPYKNDPEILAMTNLVSAYQNNDITEFEKILKTNHSNIMDDPFIREHIEELLRNIRTQVLIKLIKPYTRIHIPFISKELNIDVADVESLLVQCILDNTINGRIDQVNQLLELDHQKRGGARYTALDKWTNQLNTLNQAIVSKLA